The DNA window CCATCTTTCCCTACCCCCCTCCACAACCCACGTCCCACAACCTTCTACTCCCCTTCCTCCGCCCACAGCGCGCGCATTTCCTCGCTGCGTTCGAGCAGTTCGGGGAGGGTGCCTTCGTCGGTCAGGCGGCCAGCTTGCAGCAGCAGAATGCGGTCGGCGCGCAGCAGGGCGGCGCGGCGGTGGCTGACCACGAGGCAGGTGGCGTCGGTGGTGCTCAGGCCCTGCCACAGCTGGGCTTCGGTGCGGGCGTCCAGGGCGCTGGACACGTCATCGAAGACCAGGAGGTCGGCGGGGCGGGCCAGCATACGGGCCACGGCCGCGCGCTGAATCTGGCCGCCGGACAGCTTGACGCCGCGTGCGCCCACCGGGGTGTCCAGGCCGCTTTGCAGGGCGTCCAGGTCGGGCTCCAGCACTGCCAGCTGCACGGCGCGTTCCAGATGGGTGCGGTCGGCGCCGCTGGTGATGTTCTCGGCCAGGGTGTCGGAAAAGAGGCTGGGCAACTGCGCCGTGTAGGCGCTGCGGGGCGGCACCAGGAAGGTGGCGGGATCCTCCACAGCCTCGCCGTTCCAGAACACCTGCCCGCTCTGCGCCGGAATGAGGCCCAGCACGGCGCGCAGCAGGGTGGTCTTGCCGCTGCCGATGCGCCCGGTCACCACCACGAATTCCCCCCGGCGCAGGTGGAAACTGGCCTCCTGAATGCCCAGCCCGCCCGGGTGGGTGGCGGTGAGGTGCTGCACACGCAGTTCCTGCAGGGGCGCGGCGGACCCAGCGGCTGGGGCCGGGGGCGGGTCGCCCTGCAGGTACACCGGGTGGTGGGCCACGATGGTGGTGTCGGGGGCGTCTTGCAGCAGGCGGGTCATGCGGTCGTAGCTGACCCCGGTGCGGCGGTGGCGGGCAATGGCGTCGCCAAAAAAGCCCATGGAGCCGGTCAGGCGCGGCAGCAGGCCGATAAACAGCACGAAGTCCTGAATATCCATCGCGCCGCCGCGCACCTTGTTGGCGCCCAGCAGCAGCACCAGCCCCACAGCGAGGTTCACCATGTTGGTGTTCACGCCCCGGATCAGCTCGGTCAGCAGCACGTCGCGCAGGGCGGCGTGACGCCGGGTTTCGCCCAGGGCCCGCAGGTGCGCCACCATGCGGTCTTCCTGGGCCGCCAGCTTCACAGCGCTCACGGCCCCGAAGGTTTCGCCAATAAAGTCGGTCACGCGGGCGGTGGCCTCGCGCATGCGGCGGCGGTAGCTGCGGATGGTGGGCGACAGGCGCTGCACGAACAGCACCATCAGCAGCAGCGGCGCGCACACCAGCAGGGTAATCAGGGGGTCTACCCGCGCCATCAGGGTGATCGCCACCGCCGAGTACAGCAGGAAGCCCGCGCCGTCCACCCAGACCTCGGTGTAGCCGGCCACGTCGTCCACATCGTCGCGGAAGCGGCTGACCGCCTCGGCGGGGGTATCCGGCAGGCGACGGCTGCGCCGGGCGGTCAGCAGGTAGCCCAGCAGGTTGCGCCGCACCAGGGCGTCCAGGGTGTACCACAGCTCGATCCAGGCACGGAACGCCCCGTAAAAAATGCCAAAGCGGCTGAGGCGCACAAAGGCAAACCAGCCCAGCGCGGTCCACGCCGCTGCAATCGCCGGGTCCAGGGGCTGCCCTGCGCCCTTCAGGTCATCGGCCCGTTCCAGCGCGCCGAACACGCCGCTCACCGCCAGCGTCAACAGCGCGGGCGAGGCGTGGACCATGCCCCACATCAGCAGGTTGAAGGCAAAGAGGCCGGGTCTGTACTTGAACAGCTCTTTGGAGAGCGCGAAGGTGCGTTCGTTGGGCTGGGGGAGGGGGGTGGTGGTCATGCGGGAGCTCCGGGGAGTGGGCAGTGGGCAGTGGTGAGTGGAGAACGGCAGGCGAGAGCAACAGCAGGAGCGGTTTTTCCCGCTTCCCACTTCCTACTGACCACTTCCCCCCTCATGCCAGCACCCCTTCGCCGTCATCCAGCACGCCCGCGCGCAGCAGGGCGGCGTAGTGGCTCTCTGGGGTGCGGGCCAGGGTGTCGCGCTCGCCGTGTTCCAGAATCTCGCCGCCGCCCAGCACCAGAATCCGGTCGGCGCGCGCCACGGTGTCCAGGCGGTGGGCGATGATGATGGCGGTGCGCCCAGACAGCAGGCGGGTCATGGCGGCCGTCAGCAGGGCCTCGGTGGCGGGGTCCAGGCGGCTGCTGGGCTCATCCAGAATGATTAGGCTGGGGTCGCGCAGCAGCACGCGGGCAAAGGCCAGCAGTTGCGCCTCGCCCGCCGAGAGGCTGCCGGTGGGCAGGGGCGTGCGCACGCCTTCTTCCAGCCGGTCCAGCCACGTCCCCAGGCCCACCTCGCGCAGCGCAGCTTCCACAGCGTCATCACCCACTTGCGGGTCAAAGAAACTCAGGTTGTCGCGCACGCTGGCCTGAAACAGCTGCACGTCCTGCGTGACCACGGCCACGCGGCGGCGCAGGTCCTGCAGGGGCGTGTGGGTCACGTTCACGCCGCCCAGGCGAATCTCGCCCTCGGTGGCGTCGTACAGGCGGGAGACCAGGCGGGTGAGGGTGGTCTTGCCGCTGCCGGTGCGGCCCAGCAGGCCCAGGGTCTGGCCAGCGGGCAGGTGCAGCGACACGTCCCGCAGCACTGGGCGGCTGGCCGGGTCTTCGGGGGTGTAAGAAAAGGTGACGTGATCAAAGTCCAGCGCCAGGGGTCCGGGGGGTAGCGGCGTAGCGCCGCCCACCACGGCACTCTTCAGGGCCAGCAGTTCGGACACGCGCCCCAGGCTGGCTCCGGCCTTTTGCAGGTCCTGCAGCTGCTGGGTCAGCTGGTCAATG is part of the Deinococcus aquaedulcis genome and encodes:
- a CDS encoding ATP-binding cassette domain-containing protein translates to MTTTPLPQPNERTFALSKELFKYRPGLFAFNLLMWGMVHASPALLTLAVSGVFGALERADDLKGAGQPLDPAIAAAWTALGWFAFVRLSRFGIFYGAFRAWIELWYTLDALVRRNLLGYLLTARRSRRLPDTPAEAVSRFRDDVDDVAGYTEVWVDGAGFLLYSAVAITLMARVDPLITLLVCAPLLLMVLFVQRLSPTIRSYRRRMREATARVTDFIGETFGAVSAVKLAAQEDRMVAHLRALGETRRHAALRDVLLTELIRGVNTNMVNLAVGLVLLLGANKVRGGAMDIQDFVLFIGLLPRLTGSMGFFGDAIARHRRTGVSYDRMTRLLQDAPDTTIVAHHPVYLQGDPPPAPAAGSAAPLQELRVQHLTATHPGGLGIQEASFHLRRGEFVVVTGRIGSGKTTLLRAVLGLIPAQSGQVFWNGEAVEDPATFLVPPRSAYTAQLPSLFSDTLAENITSGADRTHLERAVQLAVLEPDLDALQSGLDTPVGARGVKLSGGQIQRAAVARMLARPADLLVFDDVSSALDARTEAQLWQGLSTTDATCLVVSHRRAALLRADRILLLQAGRLTDEGTLPELLERSEEMRALWAEEGE